One Lycium ferocissimum isolate CSIRO_LF1 unplaced genomic scaffold, AGI_CSIRO_Lferr_CH_V1 ctg13150, whole genome shotgun sequence DNA window includes the following coding sequences:
- the LOC132042080 gene encoding protein trichome birefringence-like 4, protein MADSPPSLPTTRKQNSFPPPPLRIRENNSPRMSELRKSLFSPSLRTPTSIRTPTFKTQKSMLLLLAYVFTFLFVTCAIFIVVFNNPSINHSFKKVLNKRSQFSTFFSHYFSSNNNQNSTVYYLPFNDSSISQNAFAISPSQMNDSENGEKGLQSSLKNDQFSRNEGKSSSKREEEETEKVTNSVKNETNNNNNMSSVIPQVESVKNETSCENHQKNEPWWEVMSHCDIYDGMWVKDDANPLYEPGSCPFIDEPFDCYHNGRPDNGYEKFRWQPKHCNIPRLDGKEMLELLRGKRLVYVGDSLNRNMWESMVCLLRNSVEDKSRVFEVSGREDFKKEGAYSFIFADYNCSVEFVRSTFLVQEWEMADGNGSTKETLRLDLVERSCDKYKGADVLVFNTGHWWTHEKTSEGKGYYQEGSHVYGELNVVEAFRKAMTTWARWIETNVDPLKTDVFFRGYSVSHFSGGEWYAGGKCDSDTEPLQDEKDLSPSLYPPIMGMLEDVIKWMKTPVYYLNVTVMSDFRKDGHPSVYRKPNMTDEERRTTLRYQDCSHWCLPGVPDTWNELLYAQLLMKHYQKQQKQQQQQIGS, encoded by the exons ATGGCAGATTCACCACCATCATTGCcaacaacaagaaaacaaaattcATTTCCACCACCACCATTGCGGATTAGGGAAAATAATAGCCCTCGAATGTCAGAGTTAAGGAAAAGTCTATTTTCACCTTCATTGCGAACTCCAACATCAATTAGGACACCAACATTCAAGACTCAAAAATccatgttgttgttattggcttatgttttcacttttttatttgttaCATGTGCTATCTTTATTGTTGTCTTTAATAATCCTTCCATTAACCATTCTTTCAAGAAAGTCCTTAATAAGAGGTCCCAGTTTTCCACATTTTTCTCTCACTATTTTTCCtcaaacaataatcaaaactcAACTGTTTACTATCTCCCATTTAATGATTCTTCTATTTCTCAAAATGCTTTTGCTATTTCACCTAGCCAAATGAATGATTCTGAAAATGGTGAAAAGGGTTTACAGAGTTCCTTGAAGAATGATCAGTTCTCAAGGAATGAAGGTAAATCTAGTAGTAAAAGAGAAGAGGAAGAGACAGAAAAGGTAACAAATTCTGTGAAAAATGagacaaacaacaacaacaacatgtctagtgtaatcccacaggTGGAGTCCGTGAAAAATGAGACATCATGTGAAAATCATCAAAAGAATGAGCCATGGTGGGAAGTGATGAGTCATTGTGATATTTATGATGGGATGTGGGTGAAAGATGATGCTAACCCTTTGTATGAACCTGGTTCTTGTCCTTTTATTGATGAGCCATTTGATTGTTATCACAATGGAAGGCCTGATAATGGCTATGAGAAATTTAGATGGCAGCCTAAGCACTGTAACATTCCAAG GTTGGATGGCAAAGAAATGTTGGAACTTTTGAGAGGAAAGCGATTAGTCTACGTGGGTGACTCTCTGAACAGGAATATGTGGGAATCAATGGTTTGTCTGCTTAGAAATTCTGTTGAAGACAAGAGCAGAGTTTTTGAAGTATCTGGAAGAGaagatttcaagaaagagggTGCTTATTCTTTTATATTTGCG GATTATAATTGTTCAGTAGAGTTTGTACGTTCTACGTTTCTCGTTCAAGAATGGGAAATGGCAGACGGGAATGGATCAACTAAAGAAACACTCAGATTAGATCTGGTAGAAAGGTCATGTGACAAATACAAAGGAGCTGATGTTCTTGTCTTTAACACAGGGCACTGGTGGACTCATGAGAAAACATCTGAAGG GAAGGGTTACTATCAAGAAGGTAGCCATGTTTATGGTGAACTTAATGTTGTTGAGGCATTTCGCAAGGCAATGACAACATGGGCAAGATGGATTGAGACCAATGTAGATCCTCTCAAGACTGATGTTTTCTTTAGAGGCTATTCAGTCTCTCATTTCAG TGGAGGTGAGTGGTACGCTGGTGGAAAATGTGATAGTGACACCGAGCCACTTCAGGATGAGAAAGATTTGTCGCCTTCTCTGTATCCGCCAATAATGGGAATGCTAGAGGATGTGATAAAGTGGATGAAGACACCAGTATACTATTTAAATGTTACCGTAATGTCAGATTTCCGCAAGGATGGACATCCATCGGTATACAGGAAGCCAAACATGACAGACGAGGAGAGAAGGACGACGTTAAGGTACCAAGATTGCAGCCATTGGTGCCTTCCTGGTGTACCAGACACTTGGAATGAGCTCCTATATGCGCAACTATTGATGAAACATTATcagaaacaacaaaaacaacagcAGCAGCAGATAGGTTCTTAG